A region from the Achromobacter seleniivolatilans genome encodes:
- a CDS encoding MFS transporter yields the protein MSSQTDTISTRTIVLGTLVVLLAMGVRATFGLFLQPMGLAHGWGREVFSMAFALQNLVWGVACIFMGMMADRFGSGRTIALGALLYMLGMIGTRFATDETTLYLTAGVLVGLGQAGTTFPVILPVVARAVPPAYRSTAMGIASAGGSLGQFAIVPTGQVLISGLDWPGALWVLSLFVACAAPLAYFLRGRPATHSGPQQSLASAVKQAVRHPSFHFLFWSYFVCGFHTAFITLHLPAYVSDGGLTAGQGATAIALIGLFNVVGSFYAGKLGGQYSKKRLLAVVYFMRAFGILLLLWMPLSPWVLYVFAAWMGLFWLGTVPLTQGLIGQIYGLRYAATLSGIVFLGHQLGSFIGVWLGGYAYAKTGSYDLVWWLGVALAIIAALLCLPVREQPVTQTAAA from the coding sequence ATGTCTAGCCAAACCGATACGATTTCCACACGCACCATCGTCCTGGGCACGCTGGTGGTGTTGCTTGCCATGGGCGTTCGCGCCACTTTTGGCCTGTTCTTGCAGCCGATGGGCCTGGCGCACGGCTGGGGCCGCGAAGTGTTTTCGATGGCCTTTGCGTTGCAGAACCTGGTGTGGGGGGTAGCGTGCATCTTCATGGGCATGATGGCCGACCGTTTTGGATCGGGCCGCACCATCGCGCTGGGTGCGCTGCTGTACATGTTGGGCATGATCGGCACCCGTTTTGCCACCGATGAAACAACGCTATATCTGACCGCTGGCGTGCTGGTCGGGCTGGGGCAGGCGGGCACCACCTTTCCGGTGATTCTGCCGGTCGTGGCGCGGGCCGTGCCGCCGGCTTACCGCAGTACGGCCATGGGCATTGCCAGCGCGGGCGGTTCGCTGGGGCAGTTTGCCATCGTGCCGACGGGCCAAGTGTTGATCAGCGGCCTGGATTGGCCGGGTGCGCTGTGGGTGCTGTCGCTGTTCGTGGCCTGCGCCGCGCCGCTGGCTTATTTCTTGCGCGGCCGTCCGGCCACGCATTCGGGGCCACAGCAGTCGCTGGCTTCCGCCGTCAAGCAGGCGGTGCGTCACCCCTCATTCCATTTTTTGTTCTGGAGCTATTTTGTTTGCGGCTTCCATACGGCTTTCATCACGCTGCACTTGCCTGCCTACGTCTCCGATGGCGGTTTGACGGCAGGGCAGGGTGCAACCGCCATCGCACTGATTGGGCTGTTCAACGTGGTGGGTTCGTTCTACGCAGGAAAGCTTGGCGGCCAATACAGCAAGAAGCGCCTGTTGGCGGTGGTCTATTTCATGCGTGCGTTCGGCATCTTGCTGTTGCTGTGGATGCCGTTGTCGCCCTGGGTGTTGTATGTGTTTGCCGCGTGGATGGGCCTGTTCTGGCTGGGCACGGTGCCGCTTACGCAAGGGCTGATCGGGCAAATCTACGGCCTGCGTTATGCGGCCACCTTGTCGGGCATCGTCTTCCTGGGCCACCAGCTGGGTAGTTTTATCGGGGTCTGGCTTGGCGGCTACGCGTATGCCAAGACCGGTAGCTACGATCTGGTCTGGTGGCTGGGTGTGGCCCTGGCAATCATTGCGGCCTTGTTATGCCTGCCGGTGCGTGAGCAGCCCGTTACTCAAACTGCTGCGGCCTGA
- a CDS encoding PD-(D/E)XK nuclease family protein, with product MQDSSLSYPDFSLPDIGGLPAADTLVLTVNNRLSRRLTLELAGLLRQERQVSELPRILPLSAWLAESANELAFEAGDDVPAYRLDSFATQLVWTEAIRAEEAERVLLDASQAARLAMDADLLMDEWDLRVPSGADTDEYRGFAKWRLRYHDTLAGIDAEDANQGYARVLRALEDGRLATPRQLVLAGFTDVSPRFRRLLRAFEDQGTSVAQWRDAQRLETTARRYEAADDGAEWRAAAAWAASQLKANPQGRYAIVSPQLEAESPFARRVLSQALAGHDGAPAFAFNVAVGRPLNEWPMARAALAWLRALAECAHGKSCGVDVLGAALLAGHCASDVRDRARLAAIDARWRRQAVQHVSQHDWRRLLADVPALAQAWNQSMEIWTQGGRQATCDVWMLRMKAALMALGFPGEGVLDSVGYQVMGALGDALGSFSALAPAAGRLGGVAAVNLLQSVARSASFQPQRDPLARLDVLGLLEAEGGYWDGVWMLGLTDDVLPASPKPNPLLPLAVLRQAKAPRATPEREREWAEGMYAALCRCAPEIIVSHSHMDGERELRPSPLIAATALTDWAPAVTGMVLPLPLESLDDSQGPPLAAGNRGGGGLDVLDTQARNPLWAFVRHRLGGRELAPYADSATVNVRGQFLHKALELVWGMMPDQETLHDILATGRLPALLEQAVAQAAEEELKDYAPALKKLECQRACAVLASWLDMEAQRLPFAVAQVEKSHQWQRGALTLKLRLDRIDSLGDGRNVIVDYKTGVAAAKPEPDWSRSRPVNVQLPFYASVLADAAGGEVAGLVLAQIHARQVAAQGLADEDLGVPGVTLASESKYFDGLTWPEIRQRWRVAIEALADEYVAGVASNVAYRRDDLKYCDALPFLRLHLDDEDA from the coding sequence ATGCAGGACTCATCGCTTTCCTATCCCGATTTTTCACTGCCGGACATCGGCGGTCTGCCCGCGGCAGACACGCTGGTGCTGACAGTGAACAACCGCCTGTCGCGCCGGCTGACACTTGAGCTCGCGGGCCTGCTGCGCCAAGAGCGGCAGGTCAGCGAACTGCCGCGCATTCTGCCGCTGTCGGCGTGGCTGGCCGAATCCGCCAATGAGCTCGCGTTCGAGGCCGGCGACGACGTGCCCGCCTACCGTCTGGACAGTTTTGCCACGCAGTTGGTATGGACTGAAGCCATCCGCGCGGAAGAGGCCGAACGCGTGTTGCTGGACGCCAGCCAGGCCGCGCGCCTGGCTATGGACGCGGACCTGCTGATGGACGAATGGGATCTACGCGTGCCATCCGGCGCGGACACCGACGAATACCGGGGTTTTGCGAAGTGGCGCCTGCGCTATCACGACACGCTGGCGGGCATTGATGCCGAAGACGCAAACCAGGGTTATGCCCGCGTGTTGCGCGCGCTGGAAGACGGCCGGCTGGCCACTCCACGGCAACTTGTGCTGGCGGGCTTTACCGATGTTTCGCCGCGTTTTCGCCGTTTGCTGCGCGCTTTTGAAGACCAGGGCACTTCGGTCGCGCAATGGCGCGATGCGCAGCGCCTGGAGACCACCGCGCGGCGCTACGAGGCCGCAGACGATGGCGCGGAATGGCGTGCCGCGGCGGCTTGGGCCGCCAGCCAGCTGAAGGCCAATCCGCAGGGCCGCTACGCCATCGTGTCGCCGCAACTGGAGGCCGAGTCGCCCTTTGCACGGCGCGTACTGAGTCAGGCGCTGGCTGGGCATGACGGCGCGCCGGCATTTGCATTTAACGTGGCAGTGGGCCGTCCGCTCAATGAATGGCCAATGGCGCGCGCCGCGCTGGCCTGGTTACGCGCGCTGGCTGAATGTGCACACGGCAAGAGTTGCGGCGTGGATGTTTTGGGCGCTGCGCTGCTGGCTGGCCACTGCGCCAGCGACGTGCGCGACCGCGCACGACTGGCTGCCATCGATGCGCGTTGGCGCCGTCAAGCCGTGCAGCATGTCAGCCAGCATGATTGGCGCCGTTTGCTGGCCGACGTGCCAGCATTGGCCCAAGCGTGGAACCAGTCGATGGAAATCTGGACGCAGGGCGGCCGGCAGGCAACATGCGACGTCTGGATGTTGCGCATGAAAGCCGCGCTGATGGCCTTGGGTTTTCCGGGTGAGGGCGTCCTGGACAGCGTGGGTTATCAGGTCATGGGCGCATTGGGCGACGCGCTGGGCAGTTTTTCCGCGTTGGCGCCCGCCGCGGGGCGGCTGGGCGGCGTGGCGGCAGTCAACCTGCTGCAAAGTGTTGCGCGGTCGGCATCGTTCCAGCCGCAGCGCGACCCGCTTGCGCGCCTTGACGTGCTGGGTTTGCTGGAAGCGGAAGGCGGCTATTGGGATGGCGTCTGGATGCTGGGCCTGACGGACGACGTGCTGCCCGCTTCGCCCAAGCCGAATCCGCTGCTGCCCTTGGCCGTGTTGCGTCAGGCCAAGGCGCCGCGCGCCACGCCTGAGCGCGAACGCGAATGGGCCGAAGGCATGTATGCAGCGCTGTGCCGTTGTGCGCCCGAAATCATCGTCAGCCATTCCCACATGGATGGCGAACGTGAATTGCGCCCATCGCCATTGATCGCCGCTACGGCGCTCACAGACTGGGCGCCGGCGGTTACGGGCATGGTCCTGCCGCTACCGCTGGAATCACTGGATGATAGCCAGGGTCCGCCGCTTGCCGCTGGCAATCGCGGTGGCGGCGGTCTGGACGTGCTGGACACGCAGGCGCGCAACCCGCTGTGGGCGTTTGTGCGTCACCGCCTGGGCGGACGCGAACTGGCGCCGTATGCCGATTCCGCGACGGTCAACGTGCGCGGCCAGTTTTTGCATAAGGCGTTGGAACTGGTGTGGGGCATGATGCCCGATCAAGAAACCCTGCATGACATTCTGGCAACCGGCCGCTTGCCCGCCTTGCTGGAACAGGCCGTGGCGCAAGCGGCCGAAGAAGAACTGAAAGACTACGCCCCCGCCCTGAAAAAGCTGGAATGCCAGCGTGCATGCGCGGTGCTGGCGTCTTGGCTCGACATGGAGGCGCAGCGTCTGCCGTTCGCTGTGGCGCAGGTGGAAAAAAGCCACCAGTGGCAGCGCGGCGCGCTGACCTTGAAACTGCGGCTGGACCGTATCGACAGCCTGGGCGACGGCCGCAACGTCATCGTCGACTACAAGACCGGCGTGGCTGCCGCCAAGCCCGAACCCGACTGGTCCCGCAGCCGTCCCGTAAACGTGCAACTGCCGTTCTATGCGTCAGTGCTGGCGGATGCCGCAGGCGGCGAGGTCGCAGGCCTGGTGCTGGCGCAGATCCATGCGCGGCAGGTGGCTGCGCAAGGGCTGGCCGACGAAGACCTGGGCGTGCCGGGCGTAACGCTGGCCAGCGAAAGCAAATATTTCGACGGCCTGACCTGGCCTGAAATCCGGCAGCGTTGGCGTGTGGCGATCGAGGCGCTGGCCGATGAGTACGTCGCCGGGGTGGCCTCCAACGTGGCCTACCGCCGCGACGATTTGAAATACTGCGATGCATTGCCGTTCTTGCGTCTGCATCTGGACGACGAGGACGCATAA
- a CDS encoding DUF485 domain-containing protein, which produces MTSTNGEVAAVMRNPKYQELLRRRSRTSLLFFAITGVIYAGFILTLAFDPVFFASPVPGMTMSIGILTGILVVCSAVVLIAAYVHISNSVFDPLLAAIIKDVS; this is translated from the coding sequence GTGACGTCAACAAATGGCGAGGTTGCCGCAGTGATGCGGAATCCCAAGTATCAGGAATTGCTGCGCCGCCGCAGTAGGACCAGTCTGCTTTTCTTTGCGATCACCGGCGTGATTTACGCCGGTTTCATCCTGACACTGGCCTTTGACCCTGTGTTCTTCGCCAGCCCCGTCCCAGGCATGACGATGAGCATCGGCATATTGACCGGCATCCTCGTCGTATGCAGCGCGGTGGTGCTGATTGCCGCCTACGTCCATATCTCCAACTCCGTGTTCGACCCGCTATTGGCCGCGATCATCAAGGACGTCTCATGA
- the acs gene encoding acetate--CoA ligase, giving the protein MNTTHDRYPVPQGFAGPQTVTQEQYEDLYQASITDADAFWAKAAERVDWYRAPTQIQDTCLTNADEFHIRWYADGELNVSVNCLDRHLEKRGDKAALIWESDDPAIPSQRVTYRELHAKVCKMGNALRRLGIARGDRVTIYMPMIVETIVAMLACARIGAVHNVVFGGFAPASIADRVRNCGASAIITADEGRRAGRKIALKANVDAALEMPGMEGVRSVLVVPNTGTPVNMVAERDYWLDRLMERESAECEPERMNAEDPLFILYTSGSTGKPKGMLHTTGGYLVYAAYTHAAIFDIRDSDVFWCTADVGWITGHSYIAYGPLANGATSLIFEGVPSYPDASRFWQVIDKHDVTIFYTAPTAIRALMREGPEPVLRTSRKSLRLLGTVGEPINPEAWRWYHGVVGAGRCPIVDTWWQTETGGILISPLPGATECKPGAASVPFFGIRPALVDVASGTLIEGPGEGNLFIRGSWPGQARSIYGDDRRYYESCFKDYPGMYFTGDSCRRDADGHYWITGRVDDVLNVSGHRIGTAELESALVSHPKVAEAAAVGFAHDIKGQGIYVYVTLKAGHAESDSLRQELVAHMRREIGPIATPDHLQWAPSLPKTRSGKIMRRILRKIAENTVDDLGDITTLADPSVVQALVRERRMA; this is encoded by the coding sequence ATGAACACCACCCATGATCGTTATCCCGTTCCGCAAGGCTTTGCCGGCCCGCAAACGGTGACCCAGGAACAGTATGAAGACCTTTACCAGGCATCGATTACCGATGCGGACGCCTTTTGGGCAAAGGCCGCTGAACGCGTGGACTGGTATCGCGCACCCACGCAGATTCAAGACACCTGCCTTACCAATGCCGACGAATTCCATATCCGCTGGTATGCCGATGGGGAGTTGAATGTCAGCGTCAACTGCCTGGATCGCCATCTGGAAAAACGGGGTGACAAGGCTGCGCTGATTTGGGAATCGGATGACCCGGCCATCCCCTCGCAACGCGTTACCTACCGCGAACTGCATGCCAAGGTCTGCAAAATGGGCAACGCCCTGCGCCGGCTGGGAATTGCACGCGGCGACCGCGTCACAATCTACATGCCCATGATTGTGGAGACCATCGTTGCCATGCTGGCCTGCGCGCGCATCGGCGCGGTCCACAACGTCGTGTTCGGCGGCTTCGCGCCAGCCTCGATTGCCGACCGGGTCCGCAACTGCGGCGCAAGCGCCATCATCACCGCCGACGAAGGGCGGCGCGCCGGGCGCAAGATCGCATTGAAGGCTAACGTTGACGCCGCGCTGGAAATGCCCGGCATGGAAGGCGTGCGGTCGGTGCTGGTGGTCCCGAACACCGGCACGCCCGTCAACATGGTGGCTGAACGCGACTACTGGCTGGACCGGCTGATGGAACGCGAATCCGCCGAATGTGAACCCGAACGCATGAACGCCGAAGATCCGCTGTTCATCCTGTATACGTCGGGCAGCACTGGCAAGCCCAAGGGCATGCTGCACACAACGGGCGGCTACCTGGTCTATGCCGCGTACACCCATGCCGCCATCTTCGACATTCGCGACAGCGACGTCTTCTGGTGTACCGCTGACGTGGGCTGGATCACGGGCCATAGCTACATCGCTTACGGCCCGCTGGCCAATGGCGCGACTTCACTCATTTTTGAAGGCGTTCCCAGCTACCCCGACGCCTCGCGCTTCTGGCAGGTAATCGACAAACACGACGTCACCATCTTCTACACGGCGCCTACGGCGATCCGCGCGTTGATGCGCGAAGGCCCCGAGCCCGTGTTGCGCACGTCGCGAAAGTCATTGCGGCTGCTGGGCACTGTGGGCGAACCCATCAACCCCGAAGCTTGGCGCTGGTATCACGGCGTTGTGGGCGCGGGCCGTTGCCCCATCGTGGACACGTGGTGGCAAACGGAAACCGGCGGCATCCTGATATCGCCGCTGCCCGGCGCCACCGAATGCAAGCCAGGAGCGGCCAGCGTTCCGTTCTTCGGCATACGCCCCGCGCTGGTCGATGTCGCCTCTGGCACGCTGATCGAGGGACCCGGCGAAGGCAATCTTTTCATCCGCGGCTCCTGGCCGGGGCAGGCACGCAGCATCTACGGAGACGATCGCCGTTATTACGAAAGCTGCTTCAAGGATTACCCCGGCATGTACTTCACGGGAGACAGTTGCCGCCGCGACGCCGACGGCCATTACTGGATCACCGGGCGAGTAGACGATGTGTTGAACGTGAGCGGCCACCGTATCGGCACCGCAGAACTGGAAAGCGCGCTGGTTTCACACCCGAAAGTGGCCGAAGCCGCGGCGGTCGGTTTTGCGCACGACATCAAGGGCCAGGGCATTTACGTCTACGTCACCCTGAAAGCCGGCCATGCGGAATCCGACAGCCTGCGCCAGGAATTGGTGGCGCACATGCGGCGCGAGATCGGCCCCATCGCCACGCCCGATCATCTGCAATGGGCGCCCAGCCTGCCCAAAACCCGTTCCGGCAAGATCATGCGCCGCATCTTGCGCAAAATTGCCGAAAACACGGTCGACGATCTTGGCGACATCACCACGCTGGCCGATCCCTCGGTCGTGCAGGCGCTGGTGCGAGAGCGGCGTATGGCATGA
- a CDS encoding response regulator transcription factor — MPVILIADGHPLFRDALRGLIGRLFPRATVHEAGQISVLYDLAVARRDASLLLLDLELPGSSGFGPLVQVRSQHPHLPVVVLSAHDDPLLMRRAVAHGVMGFIPKSVDVETLCGALRQAVAGKFWLPQESDAYGSVSLEDELLASSVRELTPQQFRVLQMVGGGLLNKQIAHELKVSEATIKTHMTAVMRKLCVSNRTQAVLIAGRLGMTTWR; from the coding sequence ATGCCGGTCATTCTGATTGCTGATGGTCACCCGTTGTTTCGCGATGCCTTGCGCGGGCTCATCGGCCGTCTGTTCCCTCGCGCCACCGTCCATGAGGCCGGCCAGATCAGCGTGCTCTACGATCTGGCCGTTGCCCGCCGCGACGCCAGCCTGTTGCTGCTGGACCTGGAATTGCCAGGGTCCAGCGGCTTCGGCCCGCTGGTGCAGGTGCGCAGCCAGCACCCGCACCTGCCAGTAGTCGTTCTGTCGGCGCATGATGACCCTCTCCTCATGCGACGCGCGGTGGCGCATGGGGTAATGGGATTCATCCCGAAATCGGTCGATGTGGAAACGCTGTGCGGCGCATTGCGGCAGGCAGTGGCCGGCAAATTCTGGCTACCCCAGGAAAGTGATGCGTACGGCAGCGTCAGTCTTGAAGACGAGTTGCTTGCATCCAGCGTGCGCGAACTGACACCCCAGCAGTTCCGCGTATTGCAAATGGTGGGCGGAGGCCTGTTGAACAAACAGATCGCCCACGAATTGAAGGTGTCCGAAGCCACCATCAAAACCCACATGACTGCTGTGATGCGCAAGCTGTGCGTATCCAACCGGACTCAGGCAGTGCTGATCGCAGGGCGATTGGGAATGACGACCTGGCGCTAG
- the actP gene encoding cation/acetate symporter ActP, producing the protein MKKKLGVILLAVGCGLAGQAWAASAGKTSTSAIVMFLVFIAGTMGITYWAAKRTHTTSDFYTAGGGLSGFQNGLAIAGDYLSAASFLGIAGMVYVSGFDGMIYAIGFLFGWPVVMFLIAERLRNLGRYNFADVTSFRLAQTPMRILAASASLLIIALYLIAQMVGAGKLIVLLFGLDYNVAVLIVGSLMMIYVAFGGMTATTWVQIIKAVLMLVGATLMTILVLAAFSYSPDALLAEAVRVHPAGKELMAPGSQVSSNPLNALSLGIALAFGTAGLPHILMRFFTVSNAKEARKSVIYASSFIGYFYLLTFIIGFGAVALLVRHPEYFVTGPDGSFDMMKSLIGGTNMVAVHLANAVGGSLLLGFLAAVTFATIVAVVAGLALAGAAAISHDLYANVIARGRATERQQMRISRLSTIVLGVLAILLGIVFENQNVAFMVGLAFAIAASANFPVLVLSISWRGCTTRGATIGGFLGLASATIWVVLSKTVWVDVFGFAAPVTPFPNPGILSIPLAFFSIWLFSKLDHSPRAKQEAAAFDALTVRSQTGIGATTAVAH; encoded by the coding sequence ATGAAAAAAAAGCTGGGCGTCATATTGTTGGCCGTGGGTTGCGGACTGGCCGGGCAAGCCTGGGCGGCATCGGCAGGCAAAACGAGCACCTCCGCCATCGTCATGTTCCTGGTCTTTATCGCAGGCACGATGGGCATCACCTATTGGGCCGCAAAGCGCACTCACACCACGTCGGATTTCTATACGGCGGGCGGAGGGTTATCAGGCTTTCAGAATGGCCTTGCGATTGCCGGCGACTATCTTTCCGCGGCCTCGTTTCTAGGCATTGCGGGGATGGTGTATGTCAGCGGCTTTGACGGCATGATCTACGCCATCGGTTTCCTGTTCGGCTGGCCGGTAGTCATGTTTCTGATTGCCGAGCGCCTGCGCAACCTGGGGCGCTACAACTTCGCGGACGTCACATCGTTCCGGCTCGCGCAAACGCCCATGCGCATTTTGGCGGCCAGCGCGTCGTTGCTGATCATCGCCCTGTACTTGATTGCGCAGATGGTGGGCGCCGGCAAATTGATCGTGCTGCTCTTCGGGCTGGACTACAACGTTGCCGTGCTGATCGTGGGATCGCTCATGATGATCTACGTGGCATTTGGCGGCATGACGGCCACTACCTGGGTGCAGATCATCAAGGCGGTGTTGATGCTGGTGGGCGCCACACTGATGACGATCCTGGTGCTGGCGGCATTCAGCTACAGCCCCGACGCGCTGCTGGCCGAAGCCGTCCGCGTGCATCCGGCCGGCAAGGAATTGATGGCGCCGGGCTCGCAGGTCAGCAGCAACCCGCTTAACGCGCTGTCGCTGGGCATTGCACTGGCGTTCGGCACTGCCGGGCTGCCCCACATCCTGATGCGGTTCTTCACCGTGTCCAACGCGAAGGAAGCGCGCAAATCCGTCATCTACGCCAGCTCGTTCATCGGCTATTTCTACCTGCTGACTTTCATCATCGGTTTTGGCGCCGTTGCGCTGCTGGTGCGCCACCCAGAGTATTTCGTGACGGGGCCGGACGGCAGTTTCGACATGATGAAAAGCCTGATCGGCGGCACCAATATGGTCGCGGTGCACCTGGCCAATGCCGTGGGCGGCAGCCTGTTGCTGGGCTTTCTGGCGGCGGTCACCTTTGCCACCATCGTGGCCGTGGTGGCTGGACTGGCACTGGCCGGCGCTGCGGCAATCTCACATGACTTGTACGCCAACGTCATCGCCCGCGGACGCGCCACCGAACGCCAGCAGATGCGTATTTCGCGCTTGTCCACCATCGTGCTGGGCGTGCTGGCCATTCTGCTGGGTATCGTGTTCGAAAACCAGAACGTCGCATTCATGGTGGGCCTGGCGTTTGCCATTGCCGCCAGCGCCAACTTCCCGGTGCTGGTGTTGTCGATCTCGTGGCGCGGCTGCACCACGCGCGGCGCCACCATCGGCGGGTTCCTGGGGCTGGCCAGCGCCACCATCTGGGTCGTGTTGAGCAAGACCGTGTGGGTGGACGTCTTCGGGTTTGCCGCACCAGTCACGCCCTTTCCCAACCCAGGCATTCTGTCCATTCCGCTGGCGTTTTTCTCGATCTGGTTGTTCTCCAAGCTGGACCACAGCCCCAGGGCCAAGCAAGAGGCTGCGGCGTTTGACGCCCTGACCGTTCGCAGCCAGACCGGAATCGGCGCCACAACTGCCGTTGCCCACTAA